The region CTCGCGGAAGTTATGGAGTGGACTTGCGCAGCGGGGCATAGAATTTGAGTGCTGTGACGGAACGGATGATCGGGACGGATCCCGTTGACAAATGAATAGAGGTGTTTCATGCGTACTATCTCACGCCAAGAATTAGTGGACTGGCTGGATAGTGACGAATGGGACGGCGTCCTGATCGACGTGCTTCCGGAAGAATCGTTCCGTGATGTGCATGCCGCCGGGGCCATCAACGTGCCGCTGGGCGACGAATTTGAACGTCGCGTGCGGCAGGCGGCTCCGGACAAGGTCAGAAACGTTGTCCTTTATTGTGGAAGCAGTCAGTGCCCGGCCTCGCAGGAGGCGGCGCTGAAGATGGAGGAGATGGGATACTCCAGAGTATTTGTGTTCAAGGGTGGTCTGGATGAATGGCAGCGGGCAGGACTGCCTCTTGAGGGGGAAAAGGTGGAGGCGCCTGCTTTCTCGCCGCCTGGATTCGATATCTGACGAGGGCTGTGCGCGCCGGATTTCTGACCGGCGAACTCGAAGGCCGAGCGTCGGCCTGAAGGATACCTATACGGGGCCGGATTCAGACGGCGCGCACCGCCTCGTCAGT is a window of Planctomycetaceae bacterium DNA encoding:
- a CDS encoding rhodanese-like domain-containing protein, with the protein product MRTISRQELVDWLDSDEWDGVLIDVLPEESFRDVHAAGAINVPLGDEFERRVRQAAPDKVRNVVLYCGSSQCPASQEAALKMEEMGYSRVFVFKGGLDEWQRAGLPLEGEKVEAPAFSPPGFDI